In Euwallacea fornicatus isolate EFF26 chromosome 19, ASM4011564v1, whole genome shotgun sequence, the sequence TTCACCTTTTCGTCGAGAAAAATCGATGAGTCGAGGAAGATCGATGAAACATGAGTTTTAGATTATTCCgcttttatgttaaaataaataaaatcaacgAAACTATTGTTTGACTTAATTAAAGCGAATAATGACATCATTTATTCCTCGCTTAAGCGAACAATCTCCAGTCATTCGGCAGAGGTGAAAGGTCATTAGGAAGTCGTGAGATCCTTGTAATaagaaactaaaaaacaaCCTTTGTGTCATATTTTAGTATTTCAAACCTGCTTCACATTCAATTTCACCCCCTTACTACATTCCTGTCTATGGAGCAGTGGGGGGCAGCTACATCTTCTACCCTCCTCAGCAAATCTATACGAATCCCGGTGTTCCTGTCGACAACCCCGGCGAAAACAAAGACTACAAGGCGCCTAATTATTTGCCTCCAAATGAGGAGATGATCGCAAACCGGTTCGGAGATTATTTTAACGAAGCCCCCATTTGGGGAACCAGCAAACCCTTCATGGTGCAAATGCCTTTAAGTGGAGGTAAGGATGTATTTGTATAATCGATTCGTCCTAACTATATAGCAATATTAGGGCAACAAAAAGAATATTCTTCTTCGGTGATTCCTACGCGGCGTCCTGAAGCTTCAGCCCCTCCCCGGCCACAGCTAGTCCATGGAGCCACACAAGGAGATGCGCGACAAAACAGTTCACCCACCCCACAACCACCATCAGGTCCCAGCAACTGTGTATGGGCGATTGTTTCGTGCTGCTCGGCCACCTCGCCCACCGCCACACCCCACAACTGTTTCGAGCAAAGGGGCTGTCCCGGACCCTTTTGGGGCAACAGCCCTTGCAGCGGGGAGTTTGCGAAGGCTGCTATTGCAACAGCTTTGGATTATTATGACAGGAACAGTGCTGCTGCTGAGATATGACTTAGCGACAGACGAGAGGAAAGAGATCTGTGATGGTTATTGTTGGATTCGTTTCGAGACTGTGATGGACTTTTTGCACTGTATTGATGGTTAAGACAAGTCTTCAGTTGTTGTAACGTCAAGTTCCTTATTAATAGATGTTAAGATGCAATAGTAATAAGGAATACAGGACATCCGGTTCTGGAGGTCAACCGTggagatattttattattgcaaCTTATCCTCTCGCCCGcaatccgacgtttcgtttTTCCACAATCATCTTCAACTTTGTTCTTATGTTCAGGATAGTTCAGTTTAGGTGAAGCTTGACGTAGCCACTGTTCGTGGCCACGTAAAGGTCCATTTGAcgaaaagtagaaaaataaagttttttccaTATTCTCTTGTACCCGTCCTGCTACGACAAACCGAGCTTC encodes:
- the hdly gene encoding uncharacterized protein hdly isoform X2; the protein is MFLKCLTVVSFHLMALQDVNGLDKGGSRVRKRSYYPWAVPVAFNSISVYDAAKYFKPASHSISPPYYIPVYGAVGGSYIFYPPQQIYTNPGVPVDNPGENKDYKAPNYLPPNEEMIANRFGDYFNEAPIWGTSKPFMVQMPLSGGQQKEYSSSVIPTRRPEASAPPRPQLVHGATQGDARQNSSPTPQPPSGPSNCVWAIVSCCSATSPTATPHNCFEQRGCPGPFWGNSPCSGEFAKAAIATALDYYDRNSAAAEI
- the hdly gene encoding uncharacterized protein hdly isoform X1; this translates as MKMFLKCLTVVSFHLMALQDVNGLDKGGSRVRKRSYYPWAVPVAFNSISVYDAAKYFKPASHSISPPYYIPVYGAVGGSYIFYPPQQIYTNPGVPVDNPGENKDYKAPNYLPPNEEMIANRFGDYFNEAPIWGTSKPFMVQMPLSGGQQKEYSSSVIPTRRPEASAPPRPQLVHGATQGDARQNSSPTPQPPSGPSNCVWAIVSCCSATSPTATPHNCFEQRGCPGPFWGNSPCSGEFAKAAIATALDYYDRNSAAAEI
- the hdly gene encoding uncharacterized protein hdly isoform X3, with amino-acid sequence MKMFLKCLTVVSFHLMALQDVNGLDKGGSRVRKRSYYPWAVPVAFNSISVYDAAKQIYTNPGVPVDNPGENKDYKAPNYLPPNEEMIANRFGDYFNEAPIWGTSKPFMVQMPLSGGQQKEYSSSVIPTRRPEASAPPRPQLVHGATQGDARQNSSPTPQPPSGPSNCVWAIVSCCSATSPTATPHNCFEQRGCPGPFWGNSPCSGEFAKAAIATALDYYDRNSAAAEI